A genome region from Anastrepha obliqua isolate idAnaObli1 chromosome 4, idAnaObli1_1.0, whole genome shotgun sequence includes the following:
- the LOC129243690 gene encoding probable salivary secreted peptide, translating to MKSVLVSVLLVIAALASVTIAASASWGYYNKTDVLLLRQNVVRAPARNSYQSVNVNFPASGQTNTRNISAIYVYDRFTNSSGAYASLWSGGPGYRFAAINLKSQYNRGINSTVEIYGKK from the exons ATGAAGTCAGTTCTTGTTAGTGTGCTCCTCGTCATAGCCGCATTGGCTAGTGTGACCATTGCTGCCAGCGCCTCATGGGGTTATTATAATAAAACGGATGTATTGCTGCTGCGTCAGAATGTCGTACGCGCACCTGCTAGAAATAGCTATCAGAGTGTTAATGTGAACTTCCCCGCATCG GGCCAAACCAACACCCGCAACATTTCAGCCATTTACGTTTATGATCGCTTCACTAACAGCTCTGGCGCTTATGCCAGTTTGTGGTCAGGCGGTCCAGGCTATCGTTTTGCCGCCATCAATTTGAAGAGTCAGTATAATCGTGGTATTAATTCGACTGTGGAAATTTATGGCAAGAAATAA